From Solibacillus sp. FSL W7-1464:
GTGGATTGTCACTGATAACTTTTCAGGATCGAAGCCCATCCATTTTGGATCCGTCAAAAACTCCCAAGCGTAATGAATCGATTCTTTTTTAAAGTAATCTCCGATAGAGAAGTTCCCCAACATTTCAAAGAATGTATGGTGACGCGCTGTTTTACCTACGTTTTCGATGTCGTTTGTACGAATCGATTTCTGTGCGTTCGTAATACGCGGGTTATCCGGAATGATACGTCCGTCAAAATACGGTTTTAATGTCGCCACTCCTGAGTTGATCCATAAAAGTGATGGGTCATTAATTGGAACTAATGGTGCCGATGGTTCAATATGATGCCCCTTTTCTTTAAAGAAATTCAAATAAAGACGACGAATTTCAGAACCTGTCATTGTTTTTGTTGTCATGTTTTATTCCTCCTACTAATTATTGAAGTCGATGAATTTTGGTACTATTTAAATGATTCGCTTAAGAAAACAAAAAAAGCCTTCATCCCGGTAAAGGGACGAAGACTATTATCTCGTGGTACCACCCTAATTTATAATGCGCTGTGCATCATATCTCAAGTGCTTGTAACGTAAGCAGACGGCAGTGATTAGCTGCACTCTGGAGTAGCTTTCAGTATTTGTTCGGGGAGATTTTTTCAGCCGGGAAATCTCTTTCTGCTCACGAAGTCCATACGTACTTGTTCCATCATCGTTTTCATTTTATTATGCTCTTCATTATAAAAAATAGATATCGTGCTGTCAATCGGCATTCCTTAATAATTAAAACGTTTTTTCGTCAGTAAAATTAAAAGGATGGCAGGCACTGTACAAATGATCATTCCTAAGAACGCCAAACCTGGTTCGATTTCATAAAGCTTACCACCTAATAATGTAAGAATCGCTGCACTTAAACTCATGGCAAGTGCCGAATAAATCCCCTGTGCATTTGGGATCTGCTCCTGTGGTAAAGCTTTGGAAATATAGCGGATAAAGGCATAATGCGCCATTGCAAATGAAAGGGCGTGAAGTGCCTGAGATATGATAAACATCGGCATATTCGGAAATGCGTAAACTAGAATCCAACGAATGCTCGAGCCAATTGCCGCGATAAGCAATAATGAGGAAGGCTTCCATTTTGTCAAAATTGTATCGGCCTTATAAAAATAAAGAACTTCGAATACTACTGCGACATTTAAAATCATACCGATATAAAACGGATTGACATTCAGATCCTGTAAATAAATATAGCCGTAGTTATAGTATGATGCGTGTGCCCCCTGAAGCAGAATGACAACAAATAATACGATGATAAAGCTTTTCACTTCAAATAGGCCTTTCATCGAGAGCGTTTTTCGCTCCTCTTTTACAGGCGTTAAACTTAATACTTGAGGTGCAGGCATGAACTGAATGATGAGCAATGCTGCTAAACCTAAAATCATCATCCATAAAATCATATGCTCCCCGTACATCCCGCTGATCATACTGATGATCAGTACAGCGACGACAAACCCGAACGACCCTAACGAACGCGCTTTTCCATAATGTATGGATCCATGTTGCATTAATGTGGAGGCACTGCTCTCAACAGCCGGTAATAATGCCGGGTAAAAAGCACTGAACAGCAACGTCATTAAAAATAAGCCGCCGAATGAATTAATCGGTATGTATAGCAGCGTCACAATTAGTGAACTTGCTGTAAAAAAGATCAGTACATTTTTATTGCTCATCACTTTAGAAACAAACGGGAAAATAAACATCGTTGAGACCGCCCGTGCAACAAGTCCAAATCCCATTATGATACTCGCTTCTGAAACCGTAAGCCCTTTATCGTTAATAAGCCAACCTGTCCAATATGGCAGGAAAATACCCCATGTAATAAAGA
This genomic window contains:
- a CDS encoding MFS transporter, with the protein product MNNQRWLAKNFFMFFITWGIFLPYWTGWLINDKGLTVSEASIIMGFGLVARAVSTMFIFPFVSKVMSNKNVLIFFTASSLIVTLLYIPINSFGGLFLMTLLFSAFYPALLPAVESSASTLMQHGSIHYGKARSLGSFGFVVAVLIISMISGMYGEHMILWMMILGLAALLIIQFMPAPQVLSLTPVKEERKTLSMKGLFEVKSFIIVLFVVILLQGAHASYYNYGYIYLQDLNVNPFYIGMILNVAVVFEVLYFYKADTILTKWKPSSLLLIAAIGSSIRWILVYAFPNMPMFIISQALHALSFAMAHYAFIRYISKALPQEQIPNAQGIYSALAMSLSAAILTLLGGKLYEIEPGLAFLGMIICTVPAILLILLTKKRFNY